The following coding sequences lie in one uncultured Mailhella sp. genomic window:
- a CDS encoding thermonuclease family protein, producing the protein MKKRRSFFPRRRKSSGRYGLEAAILCVLLMVAAYVSNAEWSPNAPTTPARAEKQVADAQRAIFNSIKNIRASSAGKSAPVADEREYRLVRASDGDSFVLKDGNGRTIRVRLYGIDAPESRQPYGKQSKAHLLSLIQNRPLRLKTMYLDNYKRTVSLVYLADKNGIDELSVNQRQVQAGMAWVYDYFCTSDICKTWKLEEAMARKERLGLWQDSDPTPPWQWRREQKKKKK; encoded by the coding sequence ATGAAAAAACGTAGATCCTTCTTCCCCCGCAGACGAAAGAGTTCCGGCCGTTACGGACTGGAAGCCGCCATTTTGTGCGTGCTGCTCATGGTTGCGGCCTATGTGAGCAACGCCGAATGGTCGCCGAACGCGCCGACTACGCCCGCCAGAGCGGAAAAACAGGTGGCCGACGCGCAAAGGGCCATCTTCAACAGCATCAAGAACATCCGGGCATCCTCAGCAGGAAAGTCCGCGCCCGTGGCCGACGAGCGGGAATACCGCCTCGTGCGCGCCTCCGACGGCGACAGCTTCGTGCTCAAGGACGGCAACGGACGCACCATCCGTGTGCGCCTCTACGGCATCGACGCGCCGGAAAGCCGTCAGCCCTACGGCAAGCAGTCGAAGGCCCACCTGCTCTCCCTCATTCAGAATCGCCCCCTGCGCCTGAAAACCATGTATCTGGACAACTACAAGCGAACCGTTTCCCTGGTCTATCTCGCAGACAAAAACGGCATCGACGAGCTGTCCGTCAATCAGCGGCAGGTGCAGGCGGGCATGGCATGGGTGTACGACTACTTCTGCACGAGCGACATCTGCAAAACCTGGAAGCTCGAAGAGGCCATGGCCCGCAAGGAACGCCTCGGCCTCTGGCAGGACAGCGATCCCACGCCGCCATGGCAGTGGCGTCGAGAGCAGAAAAAGAAGAAAAAGTAA
- a CDS encoding glycyl-radical enzyme activating protein, with the protein MQDRLVEGHIFNIQKYSVHDGPGIRTIIFFKGCSLRCRWCSNPESQLPQDELAFNGTRCLTKDKCGFCAEKCPEKAISFSEDGFPVIARDRCRLAECGGVCTARCHAGALKIFGRRITVEEALKEVEKDAVFYQRSSGGLTVSGGEPCFQPEFLTALLRESERLYLDVAMETCGQAPYEVLHEAAKHLNTLIFDIKHTDASLHKRYTGADNAQILENVRRVSSDFKDLPILLRTPVIPGFNDSEQTIREICDFIEALPGRSISYEMLPYHRLGTQKYYQLGREYPMGDVKLDKARMESLRKIVEARLGERLVS; encoded by the coding sequence ATGCAGGACAGGCTTGTTGAAGGGCACATTTTCAATATTCAGAAATACAGCGTTCATGACGGGCCGGGCATACGGACCATTATTTTTTTCAAGGGCTGTTCGCTTCGCTGCCGCTGGTGCAGCAACCCGGAGTCGCAGCTGCCGCAGGATGAGCTTGCCTTCAACGGCACGCGCTGTCTTACGAAGGACAAGTGCGGCTTTTGTGCGGAGAAGTGTCCCGAGAAGGCGATATCGTTTTCTGAAGACGGTTTTCCCGTGATTGCAAGAGACAGATGCCGTCTTGCGGAATGCGGCGGCGTCTGTACGGCTCGGTGCCATGCCGGAGCCCTCAAGATTTTCGGCCGACGCATCACCGTGGAGGAGGCCCTGAAGGAGGTGGAGAAGGACGCTGTTTTCTATCAGAGAAGTTCCGGCGGATTGACGGTTTCCGGCGGGGAACCCTGCTTCCAGCCTGAGTTTCTGACGGCGCTTCTTCGGGAGTCGGAACGTCTTTATCTGGACGTGGCCATGGAAACCTGCGGACAGGCTCCTTACGAGGTGCTGCATGAAGCCGCAAAGCATCTGAACACGCTCATCTTCGACATCAAGCACACCGACGCCTCTCTTCATAAGCGCTATACGGGCGCAGACAATGCGCAGATTCTTGAGAACGTCAGACGCGTATCGTCCGATTTCAAGGATCTGCCGATACTTCTGCGTACGCCGGTCATTCCGGGCTTCAACGACTCGGAGCAGACGATTCGCGAAATCTGCGATTTCATAGAAGCGTTGCCCGGCCGCAGCATTTCGTATGAGATGCTGCCGTATCATCGTCTCGGCACGCAGAAGTATTATCAGCTGGGCCGGGAGTACCCCATGGGAGACGTGAAGCTCGATAAGGCACGGATGGAGAGCTTGCGGAAGATAGTCGAGGCAAGGCTCGGCGAGCGGCTGGTGTCCTGA
- the dxs gene encoding 1-deoxy-D-xylulose-5-phosphate synthase, with the protein MTDTSLLSSLHLPEDIPGLSLSQKQELAQELRDTIIRVVTNNGGHLAPSLGVVELTIALLSCFDAARDPIVWDVGHQSYPWKILTGRADRFDTLRRYGGLSGFPNRSESPYDYFGVGHASTSISAALGMAAARDLRGGKEHVVAVIGDGALSGGMALEALNQAGGMGHRLIVILNDNKMSISENTGALSRFLSRNLSHSTVMHIKQHVAKVLSRLPKGDSIVDIIRKGEVSFKSFFTPGMLFEAFQFNYIGPINGHDIAQLERHLEAAKQLDMPVLLHIRTRKGKGYGPAENDPSHFHGISASVADEISVPPQPNGWKPSGPGFSQAFGSTLCTLAEKNPRLFAITAAMPDGTGLQEFHLRFPERFADVGICEEHAVTFAAGLASRGYHPVVAIYSTFMQRAYDQIIHDVCLQNLPVTFCLDRAGLVGEDGPTHHGAFDLSWLRVVPNLTLGAPRDEAALSAALTMATGMDQPVALRYPRGSGRKLDASNMKFADAIVKNVGYPAPGKGQLLLRGNTRVTVLVTGQRAVPCMEAALLVAQKTGLLASVFDACWVKPLPEKQILDLAAESDALLLVEENSRIGGFSSAVLELLADNDCLGRLKIRRLGLPDRFIPHGPVRRLRADVGINVSGIASALKELLPSPASAHEKT; encoded by the coding sequence ATGACCGACACGTCTCTGCTCTCCAGCCTGCATCTGCCCGAAGACATTCCCGGGCTTTCCCTTTCCCAAAAGCAGGAACTGGCGCAGGAACTGCGGGACACCATCATCCGCGTGGTCACGAACAACGGCGGTCATCTGGCTCCCTCGCTGGGAGTGGTGGAACTCACCATTGCCCTGCTCTCCTGCTTTGATGCCGCCCGCGATCCCATCGTGTGGGACGTCGGCCATCAGAGCTACCCCTGGAAAATTCTCACCGGCCGCGCCGACCGCTTCGACACTCTGCGCCGCTACGGCGGCCTTTCCGGCTTTCCCAACCGTTCGGAAAGCCCCTACGACTACTTCGGCGTGGGCCACGCCTCCACGTCCATTTCCGCGGCCCTCGGCATGGCCGCGGCGCGCGATCTGCGCGGCGGCAAGGAACACGTGGTCGCCGTCATCGGCGACGGCGCGCTCTCCGGCGGCATGGCCCTTGAAGCCCTGAATCAGGCCGGAGGCATGGGCCATCGCCTCATCGTCATTCTCAACGACAACAAGATGTCCATTTCCGAGAACACGGGCGCGCTTTCCCGCTTTCTCAGCCGCAACCTCTCCCACAGCACGGTCATGCACATCAAGCAGCACGTGGCCAAAGTGCTCTCCCGCCTGCCCAAGGGCGACTCCATCGTGGACATCATCCGCAAGGGCGAGGTCAGCTTCAAGTCGTTCTTCACGCCGGGCATGCTCTTCGAGGCCTTTCAGTTCAACTACATAGGCCCCATCAACGGTCACGACATCGCCCAGCTGGAACGCCATCTCGAAGCCGCCAAGCAGCTCGACATGCCCGTGCTTCTGCACATCCGCACGCGCAAGGGCAAGGGCTACGGCCCCGCGGAAAACGATCCTTCGCATTTTCACGGCATTTCCGCCTCCGTGGCCGACGAAATCAGCGTGCCTCCCCAGCCGAACGGCTGGAAGCCTTCCGGCCCGGGATTCAGCCAGGCGTTCGGCAGCACCCTCTGCACGCTCGCGGAAAAAAATCCGCGACTCTTCGCCATCACTGCGGCCATGCCCGACGGCACCGGTCTTCAGGAATTTCACCTCCGCTTCCCCGAACGCTTCGCCGACGTGGGCATCTGCGAGGAACACGCCGTCACCTTTGCCGCCGGCCTTGCGTCCCGGGGCTACCATCCGGTGGTGGCCATCTATTCCACGTTCATGCAGCGCGCCTACGATCAGATCATTCACGACGTGTGCCTGCAAAATCTGCCCGTCACCTTCTGCCTCGACCGCGCTGGCCTCGTGGGCGAAGACGGCCCCACCCATCACGGAGCCTTCGATCTCTCGTGGCTGCGCGTAGTGCCGAACCTCACCCTCGGCGCGCCCCGCGACGAAGCGGCCCTGAGCGCGGCCCTTACCATGGCCACAGGCATGGATCAGCCCGTGGCGCTGCGCTATCCGCGCGGCTCCGGGCGAAAGCTCGACGCCTCGAACATGAAATTTGCCGACGCCATAGTAAAAAACGTCGGCTATCCCGCTCCCGGCAAAGGACAGCTTCTGCTGCGCGGCAACACGCGCGTGACCGTGCTCGTGACCGGACAGCGCGCCGTGCCCTGCATGGAGGCGGCCCTGCTTGTGGCGCAGAAAACCGGACTGCTGGCCTCGGTATTCGACGCGTGCTGGGTCAAACCGCTGCCGGAAAAGCAGATTCTCGACCTCGCCGCCGAAAGCGACGCCCTGCTGCTCGTGGAGGAAAACAGCCGCATCGGCGGCTTCTCCTCCGCCGTGCTGGAACTGCTTGCCGACAACGACTGCCTCGGTCGTCTGAAAATACGTCGGCTCGGCCTTCCCGACCGCTTCATTCCCCACGGCCCGGTACGCCGACTGCGCGCCGATGTGGGAATCAACGTTTCCGGCATAGCCTCGGCATTGAAAGAGCTTTTGCCGTCGCCCGCATCCGCCCATGAAAAAACGTAG
- a CDS encoding amidohydrolase family protein codes for MIFDFRLRPPFKGFKNLSIFNPVCNSVGPMALRGTYLTSAHEKSMDLFFQEMRDAGVEKGVVMARNIADKASSVSNEDVKELADAYPDMIVPFGGVDLSSGIFSAVKELEKCFRYGFKGVALEPGWNDPARLPDDAVFYPVYSLCEQADMPVVLTVSLYQGPTLEYSNPVHIQKIANDFPRLQIVVAHACYPWIPQIFNVAALHPNVWLIPDLYMHNPWTPGREMYANGCRWLNCERVIFGSAYPCYGIKDAVDDLNGYDFTDEEKEKILYRNAYRLLKMHADA; via the coding sequence ATGATTTTTGACTTTCGGCTCCGGCCGCCGTTCAAGGGATTCAAGAATCTTTCCATATTTAATCCGGTGTGCAACAGTGTCGGCCCCATGGCGTTGCGCGGCACCTATCTGACCTCGGCCCATGAGAAGTCCATGGATCTGTTCTTTCAGGAAATGCGGGACGCGGGCGTGGAGAAGGGCGTCGTCATGGCGCGCAACATTGCAGACAAGGCGTCGTCCGTTTCCAACGAGGACGTGAAGGAGCTGGCGGACGCGTATCCCGACATGATTGTTCCGTTCGGCGGGGTGGATCTTTCGTCCGGGATTTTTTCCGCCGTCAAGGAACTGGAAAAGTGTTTCCGCTACGGATTTAAAGGCGTGGCGCTTGAACCGGGCTGGAATGATCCGGCGCGGCTTCCCGACGACGCCGTGTTTTATCCCGTGTATTCCCTGTGCGAGCAGGCGGACATGCCGGTGGTGCTAACCGTGAGTCTGTACCAGGGGCCGACGCTGGAATACAGCAACCCGGTACACATTCAGAAAATCGCCAATGATTTTCCCAGGCTTCAGATAGTCGTCGCCCATGCCTGCTATCCGTGGATACCGCAGATCTTCAATGTGGCGGCGCTTCATCCCAACGTGTGGCTCATTCCCGATCTTTACATGCACAATCCCTGGACGCCGGGGCGGGAGATGTACGCGAACGGATGCCGCTGGCTGAATTGTGAACGCGTCATTTTCGGTTCGGCGTATCCCTGCTACGGCATCAAGGATGCGGTGGATGATTTGAACGGGTATGACTTTACCGACGAAGAAAAGGAAAAAATTCTGTACAGGAATGCGTACAGGCTTCTCAAGATGCATGCCGATGCATGA
- a CDS encoding PFL family protein, giving the protein MLTEREVLSTINMLRNEHLDVRTVTLGISLFDCVSHDFDVFSYKVRAKIAKYAAHLVEHCNEVGARYGIPVVNKRISISPMAVVGAGFNAEQMVRACQMLDEAAKEAGVDFLGGFGALVEKGMTPGDRSLIDSLPEALATTDRVCSSINVASSKAGINMDAVALMGRQIVKVADATRDRDGIGCAKLVVFANIPQDVPFMAGAYLGIGEPDVVINVGVSGPGVVKKAIDRAKETHENLTLSDVAEVIKSTAYKVTRVGELIGKEVAGRMNIPFGVADLSLAPTPAVGDSVGEIFQSVGLSSIGAPGSTAVLAMLNDAVKKGGVFASSHVGGLSGAFIPVSEDSSIEAAANSGALTMEKLEAMTSVCSVGLDMIAIPGDTPATTISGLIADEMAIGMINTKTTAVRVIPVPGKGVGETAIFGGLLGQAKIIPVNTGDASAFINLGGRIPAPIHSLKN; this is encoded by the coding sequence ATGCTCACTGAACGCGAAGTGCTCAGCACTATCAACATGCTCCGCAACGAACATCTCGATGTTCGCACCGTTACCCTCGGCATCAGCCTCTTCGACTGCGTCAGTCACGACTTCGACGTATTCTCCTACAAGGTGCGCGCCAAAATCGCCAAATACGCCGCCCATCTCGTGGAACACTGCAACGAAGTCGGCGCGCGCTACGGCATTCCCGTGGTGAACAAGCGCATCAGCATCAGCCCCATGGCCGTGGTCGGCGCGGGATTCAACGCCGAACAGATGGTGCGCGCCTGCCAGATGCTTGACGAAGCCGCCAAGGAAGCCGGCGTCGATTTTCTGGGCGGCTTCGGCGCCCTCGTGGAAAAAGGCATGACTCCCGGCGACAGATCCCTCATCGACTCTCTGCCCGAAGCCCTCGCCACCACCGACCGCGTGTGTTCCTCCATCAACGTGGCATCCTCCAAGGCGGGCATCAACATGGACGCCGTGGCCCTCATGGGCCGTCAGATCGTCAAGGTGGCCGACGCCACCAGGGACCGCGACGGCATAGGCTGCGCCAAGCTCGTGGTGTTCGCCAACATTCCGCAGGACGTGCCCTTCATGGCCGGCGCCTATCTCGGCATCGGCGAGCCCGACGTGGTCATCAACGTGGGCGTCTCCGGCCCCGGCGTGGTGAAGAAAGCCATCGACCGCGCCAAGGAAACCCATGAAAATCTGACGCTCAGCGACGTGGCCGAAGTCATCAAGTCCACGGCCTACAAGGTGACGCGCGTGGGCGAGCTCATCGGCAAGGAAGTGGCCGGACGCATGAACATTCCCTTCGGCGTGGCCGACCTCTCCCTCGCTCCCACTCCCGCCGTGGGCGACTCCGTGGGCGAAATTTTCCAGAGCGTGGGCCTCTCCTCCATCGGCGCGCCGGGCTCCACCGCCGTGCTCGCCATGCTCAACGACGCCGTGAAGAAGGGCGGCGTGTTCGCATCCTCCCACGTGGGCGGCCTCTCCGGTGCGTTCATTCCCGTTTCCGAAGACTCCAGCATTGAAGCCGCCGCCAACAGCGGCGCGCTCACCATGGAAAAACTCGAAGCCATGACCAGCGTGTGCTCCGTGGGCCTCGACATGATCGCCATTCCCGGCGACACCCCCGCCACCACCATTTCCGGCCTCATCGCCGACGAAATGGCCATCGGCATGATCAACACCAAGACCACCGCCGTGCGCGTCATTCCCGTGCCGGGCAAGGGCGTGGGCGAAACCGCCATCTTCGGCGGCCTGCTCGGCCAGGCCAAGATCATTCCCGTGAACACCGGCGACGCCTCCGCCTTCATCAATCTCGGCGGACGCATTCCCGCGCCCATCCACAGCCTGAAGAACTAA
- a CDS encoding ACT domain-containing protein, which translates to MNHIVISVIGRDCPGVVYAISNALSKEKCNIEELSQTILKGQFASIFIVSAPEDVSEEDIQRVVSLSLEARHMDLTVAARTFETDTFSSGEETEPFVVTVNGSDRPEIIAMISGIFAEQKVNIENLKAIRMDEDSNECVLMFEVALPLSINRNAFRQMLQAKARSVGLTISIQHENIFEAIHRVPIV; encoded by the coding sequence GTGAACCATATTGTCATCTCTGTCATCGGACGCGACTGCCCCGGCGTGGTCTATGCCATATCCAACGCTCTGTCCAAGGAAAAGTGCAACATCGAAGAACTGAGTCAGACCATCCTGAAAGGTCAGTTCGCCTCCATCTTCATCGTCTCCGCACCGGAAGACGTCAGCGAGGAAGACATTCAGCGCGTGGTCAGCCTCAGCCTCGAAGCCCGTCACATGGATCTGACCGTGGCCGCCCGCACCTTCGAGACCGACACCTTCTCCAGCGGCGAGGAAACCGAACCCTTCGTCGTGACCGTCAACGGTTCCGACCGGCCGGAAATCATCGCCATGATCTCCGGCATCTTTGCCGAGCAGAAGGTAAACATTGAAAATCTGAAGGCCATCCGCATGGATGAGGACAGCAACGAATGCGTGCTGATGTTTGAAGTGGCCCTGCCGCTTTCCATCAACCGCAACGCCTTCCGTCAGATGCTTCAGGCCAAGGCCCGCAGCGTGGGACTTACCATCAGCATCCAGCACGAAAACATCTTTGAAGCCATCCATCGCGTACCCATCGTCTAA